Proteins encoded together in one Vibrio lentus window:
- a CDS encoding sulfite exporter TauE/SafE family protein produces MLIVTEPWFYVTAIPAVLIYGIGKGGLGGALGIIAVPLMAMTIAPTQAAAILLPILCVMDVFAVKHHYRNADYSVIKNMLPGAVVGVVLAGLFLSITPESGLKLLIGILSLLFCGQYLLLGMEEQKAGGKISAWFWSTLSGFSSTAIHAGGGPASIYMLPLKLDKVVLVATMAVLFGLVNLAKLVPYAALGEFDTMNVMTALILMPLAPVGVELGVWLLHRVNQIWVYRLCYLFLFISGVKLTIDGLNI; encoded by the coding sequence ATGCTTATTGTGACTGAACCTTGGTTTTATGTTACTGCAATCCCTGCTGTTTTGATCTATGGAATTGGAAAAGGGGGCTTAGGTGGTGCATTAGGTATTATCGCGGTACCTCTTATGGCTATGACCATCGCACCTACTCAAGCTGCTGCTATCTTACTACCAATATTGTGTGTAATGGATGTGTTTGCGGTGAAACATCATTATCGCAATGCTGATTACTCCGTAATTAAAAACATGCTTCCGGGGGCGGTTGTTGGAGTTGTATTAGCAGGGTTGTTTTTGAGTATCACACCAGAATCAGGCCTGAAGTTACTCATTGGTATTCTCTCCCTACTATTTTGCGGTCAGTATTTGTTATTAGGTATGGAAGAACAAAAAGCTGGTGGAAAAATAAGTGCGTGGTTTTGGAGTACGTTAAGTGGATTTTCTAGCACTGCGATTCACGCGGGTGGCGGGCCAGCCAGCATTTATATGTTGCCATTGAAACTAGACAAAGTTGTTTTGGTAGCGACGATGGCCGTATTGTTTGGTTTAGTCAATTTAGCCAAACTGGTTCCTTACGCTGCCTTAGGTGAGTTTGACACGATGAATGTGATGACAGCCTTGATTCTGATGCCTCTCGCTCCTGTTGGCGTTGAGCTCGGAGTGTGGTTATTACACCGTGTAAATCAAATATGGGTGTATCGATTGTGCTACCTGTTTCTCTTTATCTCTGGAGTGAAATTGACCATTGATGGGTTGAATATTTGA
- a CDS encoding MATE family efflux transporter produces the protein MNSTTATPSPSLGRQLYTMTWPMLFGVLSLMSFQLVDSAFIGQLGVLPLAVQGFTLPIQMIIIGIQVGLGIATTAVIARAIGANETRYAKQLGGLVIAMGSVSVALFSVIIYLLRGPILQLLDAPPTVLPIIDSYWIYWLVSSWTGALLYFFYSVCRANGNTMLPGSMMIATSIINLILDPIFIFTLDMGINGAAIATILAFGAGIFFVAPKVTKKHWMTFDWHDLDIGKSVRSIGNIMGPAMISQLLPPVSSMFATKLLAGYGTAAVAAWALGSRFEFFSIVAVLALTMSMPPMIGRMLGENNLENIRKLVKIAVMFVLGFQLVIALVTWLFSGGLANLMTSESEVSTILNYHLLIVPISLGPLGICMLMVSVSNALGKSYTALTISALRLFAFFLPCLWVGSQLAGIEGIFWGAMVGNVLAGTCAWFMYQRALGQVEAKLAN, from the coding sequence ATGAATTCTACTACCGCAACTCCCTCGCCTTCTCTTGGCCGACAACTCTATACAATGACATGGCCAATGCTGTTTGGGGTGCTTTCCCTAATGAGCTTCCAGCTTGTAGACAGTGCTTTTATTGGCCAACTGGGCGTGCTGCCGCTCGCTGTTCAAGGTTTCACGCTTCCAATACAGATGATCATCATTGGTATTCAGGTCGGGTTAGGTATCGCGACAACCGCGGTAATCGCTAGAGCCATTGGCGCGAATGAAACGCGCTACGCCAAGCAACTAGGTGGATTAGTGATTGCGATGGGCAGCGTGAGTGTTGCGCTTTTCTCCGTCATCATCTACCTATTGCGTGGGCCAATTTTACAGTTGTTGGATGCGCCACCGACGGTATTGCCAATCATTGATTCTTATTGGATCTATTGGCTAGTCAGCTCTTGGACAGGTGCGCTGCTCTACTTCTTCTACAGTGTGTGTCGTGCCAATGGTAATACCATGCTACCCGGTTCAATGATGATCGCGACCAGTATCATCAACTTGATATTGGACCCGATTTTCATCTTTACGCTCGACATGGGTATCAATGGAGCCGCCATTGCGACCATCTTAGCGTTCGGTGCGGGTATATTTTTCGTTGCTCCTAAGGTGACTAAGAAGCATTGGATGACGTTCGACTGGCACGATCTCGACATTGGTAAGAGTGTTCGCTCCATTGGTAACATTATGGGGCCTGCGATGATCAGTCAGCTGCTGCCACCTGTTTCATCCATGTTCGCCACTAAGCTGCTTGCTGGCTATGGCACTGCTGCCGTTGCAGCTTGGGCGCTGGGTTCACGTTTTGAATTCTTCTCGATTGTCGCTGTACTGGCATTAACGATGTCGATGCCTCCAATGATTGGTCGCATGTTGGGAGAGAACAACCTCGAAAACATACGTAAGCTCGTTAAGATTGCGGTGATGTTCGTATTGGGTTTCCAGTTGGTGATTGCACTGGTGACTTGGTTATTCTCTGGCGGACTAGCAAACCTAATGACCAGTGAAAGCGAAGTCTCAACGATTTTAAACTATCACCTACTGATCGTGCCTATCAGCTTAGGGCCACTGGGAATCTGTATGCTAATGGTTTCTGTCTCTAACGCATTGGGCAAATCTTACACCGCCTTGACGATTTCAGCGCTGCGCCTGTTCGCCTTCTTCTTGCCTTGCTTGTGGGTAGGTTCGCAGCTTGCAGGTATTGAAGGCATATTCTGGGGCGCAATGGTAGGTAATGTGCTTGCCGGAACCTGTGCATGGTTTATGTACCAACGCGCACTGGGGCAAGTTGAGGCTAAGCTTGCCAATTAA
- a CDS encoding helix-turn-helix domain-containing protein yields MKASSNTTNILLSSTSNIAPYIQYCQTRSLDWRSVAIECGLPIELTHSNQWLPTQDLVRFIHSLERKFGYSIGIEVGRKASLEQLSPELSRKIDQCTSLEQAIRCLTVEISTLSNHVTMWTEKRDGMWWLCHRSCYHPSTSGFEQSEWFRTLTVISLCRKFIESTWQPSHAKLISANNRERKLPKHFFNSDIQFEQQYGAIAIPLPGDYRAISEQDTTQDWHQAVEVLISTYSTLPWFNIEWFATMLGMTKRTLQRNLKSNGILFKQAKEQVRKSKAKQLLDETDLSVQEISWQVGYSDLSNFNRAFKGWTGTTAPSYRNTSKETKR; encoded by the coding sequence ATGAAAGCATCATCGAACACCACCAACATACTGCTCAGCTCTACCAGTAACATTGCACCGTATATTCAATATTGCCAAACACGTTCTTTAGACTGGCGTTCGGTGGCCATCGAATGTGGGTTGCCAATTGAGCTGACACACTCTAACCAGTGGCTTCCTACTCAGGATTTGGTTCGCTTTATTCATAGCTTGGAGCGTAAATTTGGTTATTCAATTGGGATTGAGGTTGGACGAAAAGCATCTCTAGAACAACTGTCGCCAGAGCTAAGTCGAAAGATCGACCAATGCACATCACTTGAGCAAGCAATCCGTTGTTTAACTGTTGAGATATCAACCTTGAGCAATCACGTCACCATGTGGACAGAAAAACGCGATGGAATGTGGTGGCTATGTCATCGCAGCTGCTATCACCCATCGACATCGGGTTTTGAGCAATCTGAGTGGTTTCGCACACTGACCGTAATTAGCTTGTGTCGTAAATTCATAGAAAGCACATGGCAACCATCACACGCTAAGCTAATCTCGGCAAACAACCGTGAGCGTAAGTTACCCAAACACTTCTTCAATTCTGATATTCAGTTTGAGCAACAATATGGCGCGATCGCCATTCCCTTGCCGGGTGACTATCGCGCAATCTCCGAACAAGACACAACCCAAGATTGGCATCAAGCTGTTGAGGTACTCATAAGCACTTACTCGACCTTGCCTTGGTTCAATATTGAATGGTTCGCTACCATGCTCGGCATGACAAAGCGAACGCTGCAACGAAATCTGAAGAGTAACGGGATCCTCTTTAAGCAGGCCAAAGAACAAGTTAGGAAGAGTAAAGCCAAGCAGTTACTCGATGAGACCGATCTTTCAGTGCAAGAGATCAGCTGGCAAGTGGGTTACAGTGATTTGAGTAACTTTAACCGCGCCTTTAAGGGTTGGACTGGCACTACAGCGCCAAGTTATCGAAATACGAGCAAAGAAACAAAAAGGTAG
- a CDS encoding serine hydrolase domain-containing protein: MKLKPLALIISSLTISSLTISSMAFAENPVEAALQVEGAQVTLTVKDAQQSFTPSFVASARENFNNFHWQMGGDHSVYYNLHMSEFMPTAFAAPNEDYKPLVKNLDPRLTKLKVETESKGEMTMAAYLADEQFRTQGFMLIHKGEIVYEAYPGMSPTDSHVWASTAKTTVGTVVAMLVEEGKVDPEKGITHYVPELKGTNWEGITVHQVLNMSTALDNEETLKSILNPDSDVVRFFAASFNSPRAKTGEMETWMNVAKGAQKLDGEKAGDHFRYASINTMVLTKMVENIENKTWTQVFEDRVWSKVHARQSMEFNLTPDGMAIAVGLVSTTVEDMARWGTLFTPSWKAVADEPVISQAVIDRIRNGGDPKAFVGTSKESSSLHAYNEKADYNAYQFDFIFNDGAMSKSGNLGQFIYIDPERDFVGVMFSNNPYHSGFGENKGPALMRSAAKLLADK; this comes from the coding sequence ATGAAACTTAAACCCCTTGCTCTAATTATTTCATCACTCACGATTTCATCACTTACCATTTCATCGATGGCTTTTGCAGAAAACCCAGTAGAGGCTGCACTTCAAGTAGAAGGCGCTCAGGTAACACTGACCGTGAAAGATGCTCAACAATCTTTTACTCCCTCGTTTGTTGCTTCAGCGCGAGAAAACTTCAATAACTTCCATTGGCAAATGGGTGGTGACCACAGCGTTTACTACAACCTGCATATGAGTGAGTTTATGCCAACGGCTTTTGCTGCACCGAATGAGGACTACAAGCCACTGGTTAAAAACCTTGATCCACGCCTTACGAAGTTGAAGGTTGAGACGGAAAGCAAGGGTGAAATGACAATGGCAGCGTACCTTGCTGATGAACAATTTAGAACTCAAGGCTTTATGCTGATTCATAAAGGCGAGATTGTTTACGAAGCGTATCCAGGCATGAGCCCGACAGACAGTCATGTATGGGCTTCAACGGCCAAAACTACCGTCGGTACAGTTGTGGCAATGCTGGTCGAAGAGGGCAAAGTCGACCCAGAGAAAGGCATTACTCACTATGTTCCAGAACTCAAAGGAACCAACTGGGAAGGCATTACTGTGCATCAGGTGCTCAATATGTCTACGGCGTTAGATAACGAAGAGACGCTTAAATCGATCCTGAACCCAGACTCTGACGTTGTACGTTTCTTTGCTGCATCATTTAACTCGCCAAGAGCCAAAACCGGTGAAATGGAAACATGGATGAATGTGGCTAAAGGCGCTCAGAAGCTAGATGGCGAGAAAGCGGGCGACCATTTCCGTTATGCCTCTATCAACACTATGGTACTAACCAAAATGGTTGAGAACATCGAAAACAAAACATGGACTCAAGTGTTTGAAGATCGTGTTTGGTCGAAAGTACACGCTCGCCAATCGATGGAATTTAACTTAACGCCTGATGGCATGGCGATCGCCGTTGGTTTGGTGTCTACAACAGTCGAAGACATGGCCCGCTGGGGTACTCTGTTTACGCCAAGCTGGAAAGCGGTAGCTGATGAACCTGTTATCTCTCAAGCCGTGATTGATCGTATTCGCAATGGCGGCGATCCAAAAGCCTTTGTCGGCACGAGCAAGGAGAGCAGTTCATTGCATGCATACAATGAAAAAGCGGATTACAACGCATATCAATTCGACTTCATCTTCAATGACGGTGCAATGTCGAAAAGTGGCAACCTTGGTCAATTCATTTACATCGACCCAGAGCGTGATTTTGTTGGCGTGATGTTCTCAAACAACCCTTACCACTCTGGTTTTGGTGAAAACAAAGGCCCTGCGTTGATGCGTTCAGCTGCAAAATTACTTGCTGATAAATAA
- the ppsA gene encoding phosphoenolpyruvate synthase, with translation MQNNTLWFNGLSMEDVDKVGGKNASLGEMVSNLANAGVSVPNGFATTSYAFNNFLDYKGLDERIHQLLDELDVEDVDALRKTGATIRQWVLDAPFPESLEQDIRDNYRELIEGNEELSVAVRSSATAEDLPDASFAGQQETFLNVKGIDAVIEATKHVFASLFNDRAISYRVHQGFDHRGISLSAGIQRMVRSDKASSGVMFTLDTESGFDQVVFITSSWGLGEMVVQGAVNPDEFYVHKPMLEAGHYPVVKKTFGSKLIKMIYSTNQEIGKQVDIIDTDTQERNEFSLNDEEIKELAKQAMIIEKHYQRPMDIEWAKDGIDGKLYIVQARPETVCSQSDQNVIERYELNNKADVLVEGRAIGQRIGSGPVRLVDSLDQMSLVQEGDVLVTDMTDPDWEPVMKKASAIVTNRGGRTCHAAIIARELGIPAIVGCGTATSSLNDGDTVTVSCSEGETGYVYNGELDFEIKRSEVDELPMLPTKVMMNVGNPDRAFDFAQIPNEGVGLARLEFIINKMIGIHPKALLNFDEQTDEIKAEINQRIRGYKDPIDFYVSKLTEGIATIASAFWPKRVIVRMSDFKSNEYSNLVGGKTFEPHEENPMLGFRGASRYISPVFEDCFELETQALKRVRNEMGLKNVEIMIPFVRTPSEAASVIDILAKFNLRRGDQGLKVIMMCELPSNAILAEEFLKYFDGFSIGSNDMTQLTLGLDRDSGDVAHLFDERNPAVKAMLKMAIDAAAKAGKYVGICGQGPSDHDDLAEWLMEQGISSVSLNPDTVIDTWLKLGNVANK, from the coding sequence ATGCAAAATAACACCCTATGGTTCAATGGCCTTTCCATGGAAGATGTCGACAAAGTCGGCGGTAAGAATGCTTCACTTGGCGAGATGGTTTCTAACCTAGCTAACGCTGGCGTATCAGTACCTAATGGTTTTGCTACCACATCTTATGCGTTTAATAACTTTCTTGACTACAAAGGTCTTGATGAGCGTATTCACCAACTCCTTGATGAACTTGATGTTGAAGACGTTGACGCACTGCGTAAGACAGGTGCAACGATTCGACAATGGGTTCTAGACGCACCCTTCCCAGAATCACTAGAGCAAGATATCCGTGATAACTACCGCGAACTGATTGAAGGCAACGAAGAATTGTCTGTTGCGGTTCGCTCATCGGCAACAGCTGAAGACCTTCCAGATGCTTCTTTTGCAGGCCAACAAGAAACCTTCCTTAACGTGAAAGGTATCGATGCGGTTATCGAAGCAACGAAACACGTGTTCGCTTCACTGTTTAACGATCGCGCTATCTCTTACCGAGTACACCAAGGCTTTGATCACCGTGGCATTTCACTGTCTGCGGGCATCCAGCGCATGGTTCGATCAGACAAAGCTTCTTCAGGTGTAATGTTCACTCTTGATACTGAATCAGGCTTCGACCAAGTGGTATTCATCACCTCTTCTTGGGGCCTAGGTGAAATGGTCGTGCAAGGCGCGGTGAACCCAGATGAGTTCTACGTTCATAAGCCAATGCTAGAAGCAGGCCACTACCCAGTTGTTAAAAAGACGTTTGGTTCTAAGTTGATCAAGATGATCTACTCAACCAACCAAGAGATCGGCAAGCAAGTTGATATCATCGACACAGATACTCAAGAGCGTAACGAGTTCTCATTGAACGATGAAGAGATCAAAGAATTAGCAAAACAAGCGATGATCATCGAGAAGCACTACCAACGTCCGATGGATATTGAGTGGGCAAAAGATGGCATCGACGGCAAGCTTTACATCGTTCAAGCTCGTCCTGAAACAGTATGTTCTCAAAGCGACCAAAACGTTATCGAGCGTTACGAGCTAAACAACAAGGCAGATGTCTTAGTTGAAGGCCGTGCTATCGGTCAACGTATCGGTTCAGGCCCTGTTCGCTTGGTTGATTCTCTAGACCAAATGTCACTGGTTCAAGAAGGCGACGTGCTGGTAACTGACATGACAGACCCGGACTGGGAACCTGTGATGAAGAAAGCCTCTGCGATTGTGACTAACCGTGGTGGCCGTACTTGTCACGCAGCAATCATTGCTCGTGAGCTAGGCATTCCTGCCATTGTTGGTTGTGGTACTGCAACAAGCAGCCTGAATGACGGCGACACCGTAACAGTGTCATGTTCAGAAGGCGAAACAGGCTACGTTTACAATGGCGAACTCGACTTTGAGATCAAACGTTCTGAGGTTGATGAGCTACCAATGCTGCCAACCAAAGTAATGATGAACGTGGGTAACCCAGATCGTGCCTTCGACTTCGCTCAAATCCCGAACGAAGGTGTTGGCCTTGCTCGTCTTGAATTCATCATCAACAAGATGATCGGTATTCACCCTAAAGCTCTGTTGAACTTCGATGAGCAAACGGATGAGATCAAAGCAGAAATCAACCAGCGCATTCGTGGCTACAAAGATCCTATCGATTTCTACGTAAGCAAGCTAACGGAAGGCATCGCGACTATCGCGTCTGCATTCTGGCCTAAGCGTGTGATCGTACGTATGTCTGACTTCAAGTCGAACGAGTACAGCAACCTTGTTGGCGGTAAAACGTTTGAACCACATGAAGAGAACCCAATGCTGGGCTTCCGTGGCGCATCTCGTTACATCTCTCCAGTATTTGAAGACTGTTTCGAGCTTGAAACTCAAGCGCTAAAACGTGTTCGTAACGAGATGGGACTGAAGAACGTTGAAATCATGATCCCATTCGTGCGCACTCCAAGTGAAGCGGCATCGGTTATCGACATTCTGGCTAAGTTTAACCTACGTCGCGGTGACCAAGGTCTGAAAGTCATCATGATGTGTGAGCTTCCATCGAATGCGATTTTGGCTGAGGAATTCTTGAAGTACTTCGATGGCTTCTCTATCGGTTCAAACGACATGACACAGCTGACACTTGGCCTAGACCGAGATTCAGGTGACGTTGCTCACTTATTCGATGAGCGTAACCCAGCGGTGAAAGCGATGCTGAAAATGGCCATCGATGCAGCAGCTAAAGCGGGTAAGTACGTGGGTATTTGTGGTCAAGGCCCATCTGACCATGACGACCTAGCGGAGTGGTTAATGGAGCAAGGCATCAGCTCTGTTTCACTAAACCCAGATACGGTTATCGACACGTGGTTGAAGCTTGGTAACGTTGCGAACAAGTAA
- the ppsR gene encoding posphoenolpyruvate synthetase regulatory kinase/phosphorylase PpsR — translation MQIDIQSRDVFYVSDGTAITCETLGHVVLGQFPFEANEKTFPFVESEDKLSDLLKEIEISYRATGHEPLVFFSIVIPEIKLKLLDAPAHCYDVLESIVQKVQDDTKMAPKPKLQRSRSVNKDSDKYFDRIAAIEYTLAHDDGITLKGLEEADIILLGVSRSGKTPTSLYMAMQFGLRVANYPFIHDDIARLRLLPEFEIYRHKLFGLTIDAERLTEIRENRLAGSEYASDSQCLYELQTVEGLFRREAIPYINTSSLSVEEISTRILERTGLRRRLL, via the coding sequence ATGCAAATTGATATCCAAAGTCGTGATGTATTCTATGTTTCTGATGGAACGGCCATAACATGTGAGACTTTAGGGCATGTTGTTCTAGGTCAATTCCCATTCGAAGCTAATGAAAAAACCTTCCCGTTTGTCGAAAGTGAAGACAAACTTTCTGATTTATTGAAAGAGATCGAGATTTCATATCGAGCAACAGGCCATGAACCTTTGGTCTTTTTCTCGATTGTGATTCCGGAGATAAAACTCAAGCTGTTAGATGCGCCTGCGCATTGTTATGACGTGTTAGAGAGTATCGTGCAGAAAGTGCAAGATGATACGAAAATGGCGCCTAAGCCGAAGCTGCAGCGTTCTCGTAGCGTCAATAAAGACTCGGACAAATACTTCGACCGTATTGCTGCTATCGAATACACGTTAGCGCACGACGACGGCATTACTTTAAAAGGCTTGGAAGAGGCAGACATTATCTTGTTGGGAGTCTCTCGCAGCGGTAAAACGCCAACGAGCTTGTACATGGCAATGCAGTTTGGTTTGCGCGTCGCAAACTATCCGTTTATCCATGATGATATTGCTCGCTTAAGGTTGCTACCGGAATTTGAGATATATCGTCATAAGCTGTTTGGTTTGACGATTGATGCGGAAAGGCTGACCGAGATCCGTGAAAATCGATTAGCAGGCAGTGAGTACGCAAGTGACTCTCAATGTTTGTATGAGCTGCAAACGGTAGAAGGTTTGTTCAGACGTGAAGCCATTCCATACATCAATACCTCGTCACTGTCTGTTGAAGAGATTTCGACACGAATCTTGGAACGTACAGGGTTGCGACGCCGCTTGCTTTGA
- a CDS encoding ferredoxin reductase family protein — translation MSTLKTTLLILFVSLSIWFILPVELELARKVPAFFAAISMLSMAMAMLISCRTKWLDRLIGGIDKAYVWHKWLGISGVLGASFHWLLVPGPAGNGIDPTFADFGEEVGQWAMYGLILLGAISMVRQIPYRIWYYTHMLMGPIFIISVYHTFFSDVPFSLTSVTGITLLMVSAIGIVSWVYKIIFKKRYFCAYTVSDIKPIDNAVEITLEAESKTIDYQVGQFAYLDFNLDKVSHFHPFTITSHPSEQQLSFIIRNLGKHTQALQTQLVVGQKVTVDGGYGQLIRKKKASQPQVWLAGGIGITPFISWIKATATPEQEIHLFFVGRGKFYRLMVQKVTEIIGTKNIQLHIQDSEQDRLSADGISEKLSLPLSMYQVFGCGPTPMLSSLKKQLVSKGLKPSHWHNENFVMR, via the coding sequence ATGAGCACATTAAAAACCACACTACTAATCCTATTCGTATCACTATCTATCTGGTTCATATTGCCTGTTGAGCTCGAACTAGCACGAAAAGTCCCTGCATTTTTTGCCGCAATCTCAATGTTAAGTATGGCGATGGCAATGCTCATTAGCTGTCGAACTAAATGGCTAGACCGCCTGATTGGTGGGATAGATAAGGCTTATGTTTGGCACAAGTGGCTAGGCATTTCAGGTGTACTTGGTGCTAGCTTCCACTGGTTATTGGTTCCTGGCCCCGCAGGTAATGGTATAGATCCAACCTTTGCTGATTTTGGAGAAGAAGTGGGACAGTGGGCGATGTATGGCCTCATTTTATTAGGAGCTATTAGCATGGTCCGTCAGATCCCATACCGAATTTGGTATTACACCCACATGCTAATGGGGCCGATTTTTATCATCTCGGTTTATCATACTTTCTTCTCAGACGTGCCGTTTAGCCTGACCAGCGTAACTGGTATCACTCTGCTAATGGTTTCCGCTATCGGCATTGTAAGTTGGGTCTACAAGATCATCTTTAAGAAGCGATATTTCTGCGCTTACACGGTTAGCGATATTAAACCGATAGACAACGCTGTTGAGATTACCCTCGAAGCTGAATCCAAAACAATTGATTACCAAGTAGGACAATTTGCTTACCTCGACTTTAATTTGGATAAAGTATCCCACTTCCATCCTTTTACTATTACGTCTCATCCCAGTGAGCAACAATTGAGCTTTATTATTAGAAACTTAGGCAAGCATACTCAGGCGCTACAAACGCAACTAGTCGTAGGCCAAAAGGTAACCGTTGATGGTGGTTATGGACAACTCATACGTAAAAAGAAGGCAAGTCAGCCACAAGTATGGTTAGCCGGAGGTATAGGCATCACACCTTTTATTTCTTGGATAAAGGCAACGGCTACTCCGGAGCAAGAGATTCACCTATTTTTTGTTGGCCGAGGAAAGTTTTACCGCCTAATGGTTCAAAAGGTGACGGAGATAATTGGAACTAAGAACATTCAATTACACATACAAGATAGTGAACAAGATCGCCTGTCTGCTGATGGTATTAGTGAGAAACTATCTTTGCCACTGTCGATGTATCAAGTGTTCGGTTGTGGGCCGACTCCAATGCTCAGCTCATTAAAAAAGCAACTGGTAAGTAAAGGATTAAAGCCTAGTCATTGGCACAATGAAAACTTTGTTATGAGATGA
- the grxB gene encoding glutaredoxin 2 → MKLYIYDHCPFCARVAYIAQSLGLNIELVSVDYDDAQTLIDLIGKKMVPVLQKDDGSIMAESLDIIAYFMDLKSSDEQRVPSEQVTLFQSRAFPLSQRIGLPRWWKLDLAEYQSEASKAAWRAAKETEELNFDKLIEQTPQFVEQINPLLKDADLLLNLENGESALPLIDQAVYFSMLRGFCVEPSITWPPALERWLEKQSETLKLSLLR, encoded by the coding sequence ATGAAGCTTTACATTTACGACCACTGCCCCTTCTGTGCAAGAGTGGCCTACATTGCTCAATCTCTAGGCTTGAACATCGAGCTTGTTTCTGTGGATTATGATGACGCCCAAACCCTTATCGATTTGATCGGTAAAAAGATGGTGCCCGTCTTACAGAAAGACGACGGTTCTATCATGGCGGAAAGCTTGGATATCATTGCTTACTTCATGGACTTGAAATCAAGTGATGAACAACGTGTGCCATCAGAACAAGTTACTCTGTTCCAAAGCCGCGCATTCCCGCTAAGCCAACGCATTGGTCTGCCGCGTTGGTGGAAACTGGACCTTGCTGAATACCAATCAGAAGCCAGTAAAGCAGCATGGCGCGCAGCCAAAGAAACCGAAGAACTCAACTTCGACAAACTGATTGAGCAAACGCCGCAGTTCGTTGAACAGATTAATCCGCTATTGAAAGATGCCGATCTTCTACTGAACCTAGAAAATGGTGAGTCGGCACTGCCGCTTATTGACCAAGCGGTGTACTTCTCGATGTTGCGCGGTTTCTGTGTTGAACCAAGCATCACATGGCCACCAGCGCTTGAACGTTGGTTAGAGAAGCAAAGTGAAACGCTAAAGCTGTCTTTACTTCGTTAG
- a CDS encoding Gfo/Idh/MocA family protein: protein MIKFAVIGTNWITQKFVQAAHETQSMQLAAVYSRNLDSAAQFAQEFDVETTYDSLDALAGDSTITAVYIASPNSMHCEQSILMMKHGKHVICEKPVASNIDEATRMFEVAEQNGVVLFEAYKSQFLPNFKQIQLGLEKIGKVHKAHINYCQYSSRYQKYLNGENPNTFNPAFSNGSMVDIGFYCVAASVALFGKPQAAHASAKLLDSGVDAHGCAIFQYPEFDATLAHSKVSDSYAPSEIQGEQGAIIIDHIAECTDVKIRYRDGSIENLTQHQSENSMSYEAQAFADCIHGDQATKAQTTQRALTVCKLITEMRQQVGVVYPADK, encoded by the coding sequence ATGATTAAGTTTGCTGTAATTGGAACCAATTGGATTACACAAAAGTTTGTTCAAGCTGCCCATGAAACTCAATCGATGCAACTTGCTGCGGTTTATTCACGAAACTTAGATAGCGCGGCACAGTTCGCCCAAGAATTTGACGTTGAAACGACTTATGACTCACTCGATGCATTAGCAGGTGACAGTACAATAACAGCGGTTTACATCGCATCTCCAAACTCAATGCACTGTGAGCAATCGATCTTGATGATGAAGCACGGCAAGCATGTGATTTGTGAAAAGCCTGTCGCGTCAAATATTGATGAAGCCACTCGAATGTTTGAAGTCGCAGAACAAAACGGCGTGGTGTTATTTGAAGCGTACAAATCCCAGTTTCTACCGAACTTTAAGCAAATCCAACTTGGGTTAGAAAAGATTGGTAAAGTACATAAAGCACACATCAACTACTGCCAGTATTCATCACGCTACCAAAAGTACCTCAACGGTGAAAATCCAAATACGTTCAACCCTGCCTTCTCTAACGGCTCAATGGTAGACATTGGTTTTTATTGTGTCGCCGCTTCCGTGGCACTGTTTGGCAAGCCTCAAGCAGCTCACGCTTCTGCTAAATTGCTTGATTCTGGCGTGGATGCTCATGGCTGTGCGATCTTCCAGTACCCTGAGTTCGATGCCACTCTCGCGCACTCTAAGGTCAGTGATTCCTATGCGCCTAGTGAGATCCAAGGTGAACAAGGGGCGATCATTATCGATCACATCGCTGAATGTACGGATGTTAAGATCCGCTATCGTGATGGCTCGATAGAAAACCTCACGCAACATCAAAGTGAGAACTCAATGAGTTATGAAGCGCAAGCCTTTGCCGATTGTATTCATGGCGATCAAGCAACCAAGGCTCAAACAACACAGCGCGCTTTAACCGTTTGCAAGCTAATTACAGAGATGCGTCAGCAAGTTGGTGTCGTTTACCCTGCAGACAAATAG